Proteins encoded within one genomic window of Rhodobacteraceae bacterium LMO-JJ12:
- a CDS encoding sulfotransferase family protein, whose amino-acid sequence MGWRGYIHIPKKTVFFWSQKAACTSLFRFLADNIEVPPENKRYFHLNSQSYKQCLEVMRKKRYRSVILARHPVTRSISAYLNKFCVYRGRSLMMRDDLEPFAQELHDLYCTERGLETERNIMTFAQFLDTVAALHDQRLKPRLPVNGHWETQVPGFLLDEGLHYDDIIHVEALDSELGALAADLGMRYHSRQMNKTQIADERYGGSLVDVPGHEISEYSFGYENFITPLTLRRIQSLYAVDLETFGYPPEPALRKQATKTPHVERLPPRRGAE is encoded by the coding sequence ATGGGCTGGCGCGGCTACATTCATATCCCTAAAAAGACTGTGTTTTTCTGGTCGCAGAAAGCGGCCTGCACCAGCCTGTTCCGGTTTCTGGCAGACAACATAGAAGTCCCACCCGAGAACAAGCGCTACTTCCACCTCAATAGCCAATCCTACAAGCAGTGCCTTGAGGTGATGCGCAAGAAGCGATATCGTTCGGTGATCCTTGCGCGCCACCCGGTGACACGAAGTATCAGCGCCTATCTCAACAAATTCTGTGTCTATCGCGGCCGATCGCTCATGATGCGTGATGATCTGGAACCCTTTGCCCAGGAACTGCACGATCTCTACTGCACCGAACGCGGGCTTGAGACCGAGCGAAACATCATGACCTTTGCCCAATTTCTCGACACTGTCGCAGCCCTACATGATCAGCGCCTCAAACCCCGATTGCCCGTCAACGGACATTGGGAGACCCAGGTACCCGGCTTTCTGTTGGATGAAGGGCTGCACTATGACGATATCATCCACGTCGAGGCGCTGGACAGCGAGCTGGGCGCGTTGGCAGCAGATCTTGGTATGCGCTATCATTCGCGCCAGATGAACAAGACCCAGATCGCAGACGAACGGTATGGTGGGTCATTGGTCGATGTACCGGGCCATGAAATTTCCGAATATAGTTTCGGCTACGAAAATTTCATAACCCCGCTGACACTGCGACGGATCCAGTCTCTTTATGCGGTCGATCTTGAAACCTTCGGCTATCCCCCGGAACCGGCACTACGCAA
- a CDS encoding ABC transporter permease: MKQSNPAIPRRTGTIRTVIALLLREMSTTYGRSALGYVWAVLEPAGGIAMMTIVFSFAFRSPAIGTNFPLFFASGILPFMAYSTTAQKVSVSLRFSRSLLFYPGVTFVDAILGRFLMNVITEIMIAVVVLSGIIIAFDLQVILDLPALAFAFTMAFALGLGIGTMNCYLLSMYPIWEVTWAILNRPLFIISCIFFLFDTIPLPYRDWLWWNPLVHLVGEARSGVYSTYDASYVSPLYVFSVALVTFAAGLLMLRRHYREIINS, encoded by the coding sequence ATGAAACAATCAAATCCAGCCATACCCCGCCGGACTGGCACGATACGCACCGTGATAGCCCTGCTCTTGCGCGAGATGTCGACCACTTATGGACGCTCGGCCTTGGGATATGTCTGGGCGGTACTGGAGCCCGCAGGCGGCATCGCCATGATGACCATTGTTTTTTCCTTTGCTTTCCGATCGCCTGCAATCGGCACCAATTTCCCGCTGTTTTTTGCGTCGGGCATTCTTCCTTTCATGGCCTATTCGACCACCGCACAGAAAGTATCTGTTTCCTTGCGGTTTTCTCGCTCATTGCTGTTTTACCCAGGCGTCACCTTTGTCGATGCAATCCTTGGTCGTTTCCTGATGAACGTGATAACGGAAATCATGATTGCCGTGGTCGTGTTGTCGGGCATCATAATTGCATTCGACCTGCAGGTCATTCTAGACCTGCCGGCACTGGCGTTCGCCTTTACCATGGCCTTTGCCCTAGGGTTGGGGATTGGGACGATGAATTGCTATCTGCTGTCGATGTACCCCATTTGGGAAGTCACCTGGGCCATCTTGAACCGACCGCTGTTTATCATATCTTGCATCTTCTTCCTCTTTGACACCATCCCGCTCCCCTATCGCGACTGGCTGTGGTGGAACCCTCTGGTCCACTTGGTCGGCGAGGCCCGGAGCGGCGTCTATTCCACTTATGATGCCAGCTATGTCTCGCCGCTCTATGTGTTCAGTGTCGCACTCGTCACCTTTGCTGCGGGCCTTTTGATGCTGCGGCGCCATTATCGCGAAATCATCAACTCATGA